One Edaphobacter flagellatus genomic region harbors:
- a CDS encoding NAD(P)-dependent oxidoreductase, whose product MKVAVIGATGNAGSRITTELLKRGHQVRAIVRSQKNISGKSGLEVANSDLSDTAQLAEVLKGTDAVVSAYRPPTDDSNQIIGTTKRITEAVKKNEQRLLVVGGAGGLFVAPGVTVIASGFLPEPALPIATAHEQVYKDLQVSSADWTYFAPAGLFEPGERTGQFRLGKDELIADASGNSRISMEDYAIAAVDELENPKHRGERFSIGY is encoded by the coding sequence ATGAAAGTCGCAGTCATTGGAGCAACGGGCAATGCAGGTTCGAGGATCACAACTGAATTGCTGAAGCGTGGTCATCAGGTTCGAGCGATTGTTCGCTCTCAAAAGAACATCTCCGGGAAGAGCGGACTCGAGGTCGCGAATAGCGATTTGAGCGACACCGCTCAGTTGGCAGAAGTCCTGAAGGGTACCGATGCGGTCGTGAGTGCCTACCGTCCCCCAACGGATGACTCCAATCAGATCATCGGCACAACCAAGCGCATCACAGAGGCCGTTAAGAAAAACGAACAGCGGTTGCTGGTTGTTGGGGGAGCAGGAGGGCTCTTCGTCGCGCCGGGGGTCACGGTTATCGCAAGCGGCTTCCTTCCCGAACCGGCTTTACCGATCGCAACGGCTCATGAGCAGGTCTATAAGGACCTCCAGGTGAGTAGCGCGGACTGGACCTATTTCGCCCCGGCGGGGCTCTTCGAGCCCGGTGAGAGGACGGGACAATTCCGCCTTGGCAAGGACGAGCTGATCGCCGACGCCAGCGGCAACAGTCGGATTTCCATGGAAGACTATGCCATCGCGGCAGTCGATGAACTGGAGAACCCAAAGCACCGCGGTGAACGATTCAGTATTGGTTATTAA
- a CDS encoding nuclear transport factor 2 family protein, which translates to MSFHSTLNSEQAADRLAIRELVDAYAYCADRRDATGQMALFTPDTHFVVYMDAKAGTPSQELHGREALAPVFDNLNSYRVTTHFNGQSTVELDGSKATGVTYCLAHHVSTRDGTDSLMVASIRYLDTFAKQEGRWYFAERKLMVDWIETRLLVSPAS; encoded by the coding sequence ATGAGCTTTCACTCGACTCTTAATTCCGAACAAGCTGCAGATCGACTGGCTATCCGCGAGTTGGTCGATGCTTATGCATATTGTGCTGATCGCCGTGACGCGACGGGCCAGATGGCGCTCTTTACACCGGATACACACTTCGTGGTCTACATGGATGCGAAGGCGGGAACTCCTTCGCAGGAGCTTCATGGTCGGGAGGCTCTCGCTCCAGTCTTCGACAATTTAAATAGCTATAGGGTGACCACGCACTTCAATGGTCAGAGCACAGTCGAGTTGGACGGAAGCAAAGCGACCGGAGTCACCTATTGTCTCGCTCATCATGTCAGCACACGAGATGGAACGGACAGTCTCATGGTTGCTTCTATTCGTTATCTCGATACGTTTGCTAAGCAAGAAGGCAGATGGTATTTCGCTGAACGCAAGCTAATGGTTGATTGGATCGAGACTCGGCTCCTGGTGTCGCCGGCCAGTTGA
- a CDS encoding SphA family protein, with protein sequence MRVDIIAALKQTSSRSWTRSVKAVLTICTAIMGCISTTPLTAQVQLPSVNLGDTNFEDGFAGPGFLLEEFPDVYSASTLKDSKGITVPGTNTLTAIASTSHVAYVSNKRLFGAWVGAEFLVPIVDVEVKVANGTNATVRGEADPVLGPFALQWAPKQVGRGVFVQRAILDLTVPIGKYSDRRPVNIGNNFVTINPYYAFTYEWNRKFEVSARFHYLWNSTNKNPFVGLGIRAMQPGQAFHTNYATSYEVLKRVRVGFNGYWLQQLTDHHINGENVPNSKERTVGLGPGVQFGGNGLWFRVNSYIETDVRNRTAGTRVTFRISKALPIRGSKP encoded by the coding sequence ATGAGGGTCGATATTATAGCGGCACTAAAGCAGACAAGCTCGCGAAGCTGGACCAGATCGGTAAAGGCCGTTCTTACGATCTGCACTGCAATCATGGGCTGCATTTCGACCACTCCGCTGACGGCGCAGGTTCAATTGCCTTCGGTCAATTTGGGAGACACTAATTTTGAGGATGGCTTCGCCGGTCCCGGGTTCCTGCTGGAGGAGTTTCCAGACGTTTATTCTGCCAGCACTTTAAAAGACAGCAAAGGCATCACCGTTCCGGGGACAAACACACTCACCGCGATCGCATCAACGTCTCACGTAGCTTACGTCAGCAACAAGCGCCTCTTCGGCGCGTGGGTCGGAGCAGAGTTTCTCGTCCCCATTGTCGATGTCGAGGTGAAGGTCGCAAATGGAACGAACGCTACCGTGCGAGGCGAGGCCGACCCGGTACTGGGGCCGTTCGCGTTGCAATGGGCGCCAAAGCAGGTTGGACGCGGCGTCTTTGTGCAACGCGCAATACTTGACTTAACCGTTCCAATCGGCAAGTACAGTGATCGGCGCCCCGTCAATATCGGGAACAATTTCGTGACAATCAACCCGTACTACGCCTTCACGTACGAGTGGAACAGGAAGTTTGAAGTAAGTGCTCGTTTTCACTATCTGTGGAACTCCACCAATAAGAATCCATTTGTGGGGCTTGGCATCAGGGCCATGCAACCAGGGCAGGCATTTCATACCAACTACGCGACTTCCTATGAAGTGCTGAAACGAGTTCGTGTGGGGTTCAACGGATATTGGTTGCAACAACTAACGGACCATCATATCAATGGTGAGAATGTCCCGAACTCTAAAGAGCGAACCGTTGGTCTTGGGCCGGGTGTCCAGTTTGGAGGGAACGGTCTTTGGTTCAGGGTCAACAGCTACATCGAAACGGATGTACGCAACCGCACAGCCGGTACAAGGGTGACCTTTCGCATCTCCAAGGCTCTGCCGATTCGAGGCTCTAAACCGTAG
- a CDS encoding DoxX family protein, with the protein MSTSTDTIAFIGRCLIAVLLLVSGFGKVVAPTATIAWIASTGLPMPTLADVVFIIIELGGGLLLILGWQIRPVAIVVSVYAIGTAFIFHRHIADHNMLFHFLKNIAVTGGLFQLMAFGAGNLSLDASRVRKSPA; encoded by the coding sequence ATGTCGACGAGTACGGATACCATTGCATTTATCGGCCGTTGTTTGATTGCCGTGCTGCTTCTTGTGAGCGGCTTTGGCAAAGTTGTCGCCCCAACTGCCACGATCGCCTGGATAGCGTCGACTGGACTGCCGATGCCAACCCTTGCCGATGTCGTCTTCATCATTATCGAGCTGGGCGGCGGCTTGCTACTGATTCTCGGTTGGCAGATACGCCCTGTAGCCATTGTTGTGTCGGTCTACGCGATTGGGACTGCCTTCATCTTTCATCGCCACATCGCCGACCACAATATGCTATTTCACTTCCTGAAGAACATCGCGGTCACAGGAGGACTCTTTCAACTGATGGCTTTTGGCGCAGGCAACTTGAGTCTGGATGCGAGCCGGGTTCGTAAATCTCCAGCGTGA
- a CDS encoding nuclear transport factor 2 family protein has protein sequence MNNEQIIRKAYELAEKKDVEGWVECFTPDGTFTDNSIGFTYRGPVGPTGLGKTVEVYAKAFPDMHRDLYRFFSVGDVVIVELALQGTHKGPLQTPMGTLPPTGKRMDAPCCDVFRLVNGKIQSFNCYPSGTVIFAQLGVLSNIEAAVAHS, from the coding sequence ATGAACAACGAACAGATCATTCGCAAAGCATATGAACTGGCCGAAAAGAAGGATGTCGAGGGTTGGGTCGAATGCTTCACACCCGATGGAACATTCACCGACAATTCGATCGGATTTACCTACCGTGGGCCCGTTGGCCCGACGGGCTTAGGCAAGACAGTTGAGGTCTATGCGAAGGCATTTCCGGACATGCATCGTGATTTGTACCGCTTCTTCAGTGTTGGTGACGTCGTCATCGTGGAGCTCGCCTTGCAGGGTACGCACAAAGGGCCTCTACAGACCCCTATGGGAACCCTTCCGCCAACGGGCAAGCGAATGGATGCACCCTGCTGTGACGTCTTCCGTCTTGTAAACGGCAAGATCCAGTCGTTCAACTGCTACCCCTCGGGAACGGTGATCTTCGCGCAGCTCGGCGTGCTCTCGAATATCGAAGCCGCCGTCGCTCACTCATAG
- a CDS encoding amidohydrolase family protein has translation MNLTIDTHHHLLPDFFYEETNDVHAPVGGLAPMAWTKETSLSFMDDAGIDIAVLSISTPGVHVGDGQKAKRLARRCNEFLAELIHQRPDRFAGFACLPLPDVDSSLEELTYALDELGLDGVVAFTNANGVYLGDPRLDPVFQELERRKCVVYIHPNASPDPAAHALGLPDNLIDFTTDTNRVVAQMHYTNRFARTPSVRYIFSHAGGSIPYMAARFAIIDEMGFVPGGDERGTAADMFRRMYWDTALSASDPVLRMLRDVVGIDHVLYGTDFPYLRRDLAVGSKQRILESSVLSDRDRHTILGRNATHLFPRLSSVIRKM, from the coding sequence ATGAATCTGACAATCGATACGCATCACCACTTGCTTCCAGATTTCTTCTACGAGGAGACAAACGACGTTCATGCCCCTGTAGGAGGGCTGGCCCCAATGGCGTGGACAAAGGAGACATCGCTCTCATTCATGGATGATGCCGGGATCGACATTGCGGTCTTGTCCATCAGTACGCCGGGGGTACATGTAGGTGATGGGCAAAAGGCCAAGAGGCTCGCAAGGAGATGCAACGAGTTCCTAGCTGAGCTCATCCACCAGAGGCCGGATCGCTTCGCCGGTTTTGCTTGCCTTCCATTGCCCGATGTCGACAGCTCTCTGGAAGAACTTACCTACGCACTAGACGAACTTGGTCTGGACGGCGTCGTTGCCTTCACAAATGCCAATGGCGTTTATCTGGGAGACCCCAGACTCGATCCGGTGTTTCAGGAGCTCGAACGCCGCAAGTGTGTTGTCTATATCCATCCGAATGCGTCTCCCGATCCGGCTGCGCATGCGCTTGGCCTGCCCGACAATCTGATTGACTTCACGACAGACACAAATCGCGTTGTTGCGCAAATGCACTACACGAACCGATTCGCGCGAACCCCTAGCGTGCGATACATCTTCTCCCACGCTGGCGGATCGATACCGTACATGGCGGCGCGCTTCGCCATCATTGACGAAATGGGGTTCGTCCCGGGGGGCGATGAACGAGGAACGGCAGCTGATATGTTTCGGCGCATGTATTGGGACACAGCACTTTCGGCCAGCGATCCGGTGCTCCGCATGCTGCGCGACGTAGTGGGAATCGACCACGTTTTGTATGGCACGGATTTTCCGTATCTTCGGCGGGATCTGGCTGTTGGCTCAAAGCAACGGATATTGGAGAGCTCCGTGCTGAGTGATCGGGATAGACACACCATTCTCGGACGCAATGCTACGCACCTTTTTCCGCGCTTGAGTTCCGTCATTCGCAAGATGTGA
- a CDS encoding GMC family oxidoreductase gives MINARNEAQQFLLDQVATGRLDRRKFLSLAGGFAGSTMLASSLVEHAFAAGQNQRENQAALRASYDYIVVGSGAAGSIVAAELSASGAQVLIVESGGPDDAPTIMNPSIWFYNVGGALDYHLPLAPLPQLNNRKFNMALGHVLGGGTSINAMVWARGLQRDYDGWARSGAKGWSFKEVLPIFKSQEDWEGGANEWRGAGGPVHIRRPEDPHPTAPAFLEAARQMGMPIHEDVNGPQLPGAGYINMNISADGTRVSAARAFLRPALSRPNLTLLLNSNAIKLNFKGRSCVGIKLFTAGSVKDISVTKEVIVAAGGIHSSKLLMLSGIGDRAALQKLGIDIVEHLPGVGQNLQDHVLVSGVVFKYKGKMPDRPADSNAVEAEVYLSSGVSAEGTDINLVLEQLPAVTPESAARFGAPPADAFTIAPALVQPTSRGSVKLASANWQDAAIVDGNYLGTEQDLAAIMKAIEAARELGRQTAFDSVRESELIPGPKATSDDIRDLARTGSASFGHAVGTCKMGTDKLAVVDSELRVHGIRGLRVVDSSVIPRITTAPTNAPTQMVAGKAAKMILAASSKTA, from the coding sequence ATGATCAATGCACGCAATGAAGCGCAGCAATTTCTCCTCGACCAAGTAGCGACGGGACGTCTCGATCGTCGTAAGTTTCTCTCCCTCGCAGGTGGTTTTGCTGGTTCCACTATGCTTGCTTCGTCCTTGGTCGAGCATGCCTTCGCTGCGGGGCAAAATCAGCGTGAAAACCAGGCCGCGCTTCGGGCCAGCTACGACTACATCGTGGTGGGCTCGGGTGCAGCCGGATCGATCGTGGCCGCCGAATTATCCGCCTCCGGCGCGCAGGTGCTCATTGTGGAATCCGGAGGGCCGGATGATGCGCCGACCATTATGAACCCAAGCATCTGGTTCTATAACGTCGGTGGCGCGCTCGATTACCACCTTCCTCTCGCGCCGTTGCCCCAGTTGAACAATCGTAAGTTCAACATGGCGCTCGGTCATGTGCTCGGTGGTGGAACAAGCATCAATGCTATGGTTTGGGCGCGAGGTCTGCAGCGTGATTATGACGGCTGGGCAAGGAGCGGCGCCAAGGGCTGGTCGTTCAAAGAGGTTCTTCCCATCTTCAAGAGTCAGGAAGATTGGGAAGGTGGTGCGAACGAGTGGAGGGGCGCGGGAGGCCCAGTCCATATTCGAAGGCCGGAAGATCCTCATCCAACGGCGCCTGCGTTCCTTGAGGCTGCCCGGCAGATGGGTATGCCGATTCATGAGGATGTGAACGGACCTCAGCTCCCCGGTGCCGGATATATCAATATGAATATTTCCGCTGATGGCACAAGAGTGAGCGCGGCTCGCGCGTTCCTCCGTCCAGCCCTTTCGCGGCCGAACTTGACCCTGCTCCTGAACAGCAATGCAATCAAGTTGAACTTCAAGGGCAGGAGTTGTGTCGGAATCAAATTGTTTACTGCGGGCAGTGTCAAAGACATCTCTGTTACGAAAGAGGTGATCGTCGCAGCCGGTGGTATACACAGTTCGAAGCTTCTGATGCTGTCAGGAATCGGCGATCGTGCTGCTCTTCAAAAACTTGGCATAGATATTGTTGAGCACCTGCCAGGTGTCGGCCAAAACCTCCAAGATCATGTGCTCGTATCCGGCGTGGTGTTCAAGTACAAAGGCAAGATGCCGGATCGCCCTGCGGACAGTAACGCAGTCGAAGCCGAAGTCTATCTATCGAGTGGTGTCTCTGCGGAAGGGACAGACATCAATCTCGTCCTCGAACAGCTCCCTGCTGTGACCCCGGAGTCTGCTGCACGCTTCGGCGCTCCGCCGGCTGATGCATTCACCATCGCTCCTGCGTTAGTGCAACCGACTAGCAGAGGCTCAGTAAAACTGGCGAGTGCAAACTGGCAGGACGCCGCCATCGTAGATGGCAACTACCTCGGGACGGAGCAGGATCTTGCAGCGATCATGAAGGCCATTGAAGCGGCTCGCGAGCTTGGCAGGCAAACCGCTTTCGACAGCGTCCGTGAAAGCGAGCTCATTCCTGGTCCAAAAGCGACATCCGACGATATTCGAGACCTTGCTCGAACCGGTTCTGCGAGCTTTGGTCATGCAGTCGGCACCTGCAAGATGGGAACCGACAAGCTCGCCGTAGTTGATTCGGAGCTTCGCGTCCACGGAATTCGTGGCCTGCGGGTCGTTGATTCTTCGGTCATACCTCGGATCACTACCGCACCCACAAATGCACCGACACAGATGGTTGCTGGGAAAGCCGCCAAGATGATTCTCGCTGCGTCGTCGAAGACCGCGTGA
- a CDS encoding aldehyde dehydrogenase family protein — MSELQTDVKTYSYFADNQWRKAENDKTFEVHEPYSGKLFARVAAASRADARAAVDAAAKTFPAWAESAPAERARLFLKASDIVKRRRTEIAEILARETGSTISFSTFQMDLVAATLQQVAGWVYLPKGEVLETNQPGTHSIGLRRPLGVCASFTPWNGANILSWRAVISPVAAGNTVVVKPSEFAPVSAGIMLAEVAEEAGFPAGVINVVTHAPGAAGPIADEFFNRPEVRIINLIGGVKTARMLSERAGRTLKRTVMELGGFNPLIILDDVDMDYAVRTATFGSFFHQGQICLNTRRIIIQRKIYEKFLPKFVARTNGLTSGDPLDHKTIIGPIITRDALKMIDDRVKDAVARGAKIHSGGRSEGQIYLPTILTDVPLDASIANEETFGPVVIVEAVDTAEDAIAAANRTMYGLTSSILSGDTYKAFEMAPKILAGIVNVNSPTVNDEIHAPMGGVRDSGWGRTGPRSLEDFSDLIWINSHSGQRQYPF; from the coding sequence ATGAGTGAGCTACAAACCGATGTAAAAACGTACAGCTATTTTGCCGACAATCAGTGGAGGAAGGCCGAGAACGACAAGACCTTCGAAGTTCATGAGCCGTATAGCGGAAAGCTCTTTGCTCGCGTGGCGGCAGCATCGCGTGCAGACGCTCGCGCTGCCGTGGATGCCGCAGCTAAGACGTTTCCTGCATGGGCCGAATCCGCGCCGGCTGAAAGAGCCCGTCTGTTTTTAAAGGCATCCGATATCGTCAAGCGTCGGCGGACTGAGATTGCTGAGATTCTCGCTCGTGAAACCGGGTCAACCATCTCATTCTCCACGTTCCAGATGGATCTGGTTGCGGCGACTCTGCAGCAGGTTGCCGGCTGGGTTTATCTGCCCAAGGGAGAGGTTCTGGAAACAAATCAACCCGGCACTCATTCGATTGGTTTACGGCGGCCATTGGGTGTTTGCGCAAGCTTCACTCCGTGGAATGGCGCCAACATCCTCTCGTGGCGTGCGGTCATATCGCCTGTGGCGGCTGGAAATACAGTTGTTGTGAAGCCATCAGAATTCGCTCCGGTTTCTGCCGGAATCATGCTCGCCGAAGTTGCAGAAGAAGCCGGATTCCCAGCGGGAGTAATTAACGTCGTCACGCATGCGCCGGGAGCCGCCGGTCCTATTGCAGACGAGTTTTTCAATCGTCCCGAAGTTCGGATTATCAATCTGATTGGCGGAGTGAAGACGGCTCGCATGCTCTCGGAACGTGCGGGTCGCACATTGAAGCGGACAGTGATGGAGCTTGGCGGGTTCAACCCGTTGATCATTCTGGACGATGTGGACATGGACTATGCCGTCCGCACTGCAACGTTCGGATCATTCTTTCATCAAGGTCAGATTTGCTTGAATACCCGTCGCATCATTATTCAACGCAAGATCTACGAGAAATTCCTTCCGAAGTTTGTTGCTAGGACCAACGGCCTGACGAGCGGCGATCCCCTTGACCATAAAACAATCATTGGCCCAATCATCACTCGGGACGCCTTGAAGATGATCGATGACCGCGTCAAGGATGCAGTTGCCAGAGGCGCGAAGATTCACTCTGGCGGTAGGAGCGAAGGGCAGATCTACCTCCCAACAATTCTGACAGACGTTCCTTTGGATGCTTCCATAGCCAACGAAGAAACGTTCGGGCCCGTCGTCATTGTGGAAGCCGTAGATACGGCGGAAGACGCCATTGCTGCTGCAAATCGCACGATGTACGGCCTCACGTCTTCCATTCTTTCGGGCGACACGTACAAGGCATTTGAGATGGCGCCAAAGATTCTTGCTGGAATCGTGAACGTGAATTCGCCAACCGTCAACGACGAGATTCACGCGCCGATGGGCGGTGTGCGCGACAGCGGCTGGGGACGCACGGGACCTCGCAGCTTAGAGGATTTCAGCGATCTGATTTGGATTAACTCTCACAGTGGTCAGCGCCAGTATCCCTTCTAA
- a CDS encoding sigma 54-interacting transcriptional regulator yields the protein MAVNLQWDADRFHDINGDGASGEQASIEAQLRTTANLIPGHVWYANPAGALVFVNVRIADYLGLPNDHPLRFGIDLGAEWDSHIHMLHPEDHEETRRVWSTCLRTGNGGEVAFRVRSGEGGYRWFLSRADPLRTSDGTLVCWVGINLDIEERKQAEFYLAEGQRLAHTGSWAFSAAGFDYWSLELFRIHGLDPSGNAPTKEQYLALVHPEDREFVEQQIQEMLTSHRTFDFTKRIVRSDGQIRSVRCVGAPSIENGKLKQIVGIAIDVTEHEILTQELQRREMHLAEAQALSHTGSFGWNVSTDEHFWSDETFRIFEFPRSCNITLPMILERVHPQDRLLAQTVIERASKTGEDFEHEYRLLMPNGVTKHIQVRSHALGQPSTGIEFVGAVSDITERREAEQRLQQQETELRQMLDFAPQLVAVYGPKRERLYANRIALDYAGICLEEWQRTTQRFAFVHPDDRAREEDYFNRALSAGSSFELELRLRGADGTYRWFLARSNPVRDDEGQVRRWYVTCTDIEERKRAEENLKRENFALREELNQASMFEEIVGSSEPLRKVLSQVSKVALSDSTVLILGQTGTGKELIARAIHKRSKRAGRPFIGVNCAAIPTSLAASELFGHEKGSFTGATQHRLGRFEAANGGTIFLDEVGDLPPDIQIALLRVLQEREIERVGSDKPVPVDVRVLAATHRDLDNLVSQGKFRQDLLYRLNVVPISMPSLRERATDIPILVEYFIARFGKKMGKKFQTIEKKTLKIMREYEWPGNVRELQNVIERAVTLSESDTFAVDESWLKRGPSEVPPASVALNGVLLAHEKEVIEAALARSHGRISGPTGAATKLGIPDSTLEAKIKRLGIDKYRFKSHIG from the coding sequence ATGGCCGTAAATCTGCAATGGGATGCCGACCGGTTCCACGACATAAATGGTGACGGTGCTTCTGGTGAACAAGCGTCGATCGAAGCACAACTGCGAACCACGGCCAATCTGATTCCGGGGCACGTATGGTATGCAAATCCTGCCGGTGCGCTCGTCTTCGTGAATGTGCGGATTGCCGATTACCTCGGGCTGCCGAATGACCATCCTCTTCGTTTTGGAATCGACCTCGGCGCAGAGTGGGATTCCCACATTCACATGCTGCACCCAGAGGATCACGAAGAGACACGCAGAGTCTGGTCTACTTGCCTGCGCACTGGTAATGGCGGAGAGGTCGCCTTTCGAGTTCGTAGTGGTGAAGGGGGGTACAGGTGGTTCCTGAGTCGAGCCGACCCCCTGCGAACGAGCGATGGGACGCTGGTATGTTGGGTCGGGATTAATCTCGATATTGAAGAACGCAAGCAGGCAGAGTTCTACCTCGCTGAGGGACAGCGCCTTGCACACACGGGCAGCTGGGCATTCAGCGCTGCCGGCTTCGACTACTGGTCTTTGGAGTTGTTTCGAATTCACGGGCTCGACCCAAGCGGCAACGCGCCAACAAAAGAACAGTATTTGGCCCTGGTGCATCCGGAAGATCGGGAATTTGTGGAGCAACAGATTCAGGAAATGTTGACGTCCCATCGAACATTTGACTTCACGAAGCGAATCGTGCGGTCGGACGGACAGATTCGAAGCGTCCGCTGCGTGGGTGCCCCCTCTATCGAGAACGGCAAACTAAAACAAATCGTTGGCATCGCCATAGATGTTACGGAGCACGAGATTTTGACGCAGGAACTCCAGCGTCGTGAAATGCACCTGGCCGAAGCCCAAGCACTCAGTCACACAGGCAGCTTCGGGTGGAACGTTTCTACGGACGAGCACTTCTGGTCCGACGAGACTTTTCGAATATTCGAATTTCCTCGTTCCTGCAATATCACATTGCCAATGATCTTGGAGCGGGTTCATCCGCAGGATAGGCTTCTCGCACAAACCGTCATTGAGCGTGCCTCTAAGACTGGCGAAGATTTTGAGCACGAGTATCGACTGCTCATGCCAAACGGTGTGACCAAGCACATCCAAGTGCGGTCTCATGCATTGGGTCAGCCATCGACCGGCATCGAGTTTGTTGGAGCTGTGAGTGACATCACTGAGCGAAGGGAGGCGGAACAGAGGCTTCAGCAACAGGAAACGGAGCTCCGGCAGATGCTGGACTTCGCTCCTCAGCTAGTTGCCGTATATGGGCCAAAACGTGAACGCCTTTATGCCAACCGTATCGCACTTGATTACGCGGGCATTTGTCTCGAGGAGTGGCAGCGGACAACTCAGCGTTTTGCATTCGTTCATCCAGACGACCGTGCCCGAGAAGAGGATTATTTTAATCGTGCTCTCTCTGCAGGATCGAGCTTCGAGTTGGAGTTACGTCTGCGCGGGGCGGACGGAACATACCGCTGGTTTCTGGCTCGTTCAAATCCCGTTCGCGACGACGAAGGCCAAGTCAGACGTTGGTATGTCACGTGTACGGATATTGAGGAACGCAAACGAGCTGAAGAGAACCTCAAACGAGAAAATTTCGCTTTGCGTGAAGAGCTTAACCAAGCGTCAATGTTCGAGGAGATCGTCGGGTCATCGGAGCCTCTGCGCAAGGTGCTTTCCCAGGTCAGCAAAGTCGCGCTCTCAGACTCTACGGTTCTCATCCTGGGTCAAACGGGTACGGGGAAAGAGTTGATCGCCCGCGCCATCCACAAGCGTTCAAAGCGAGCGGGGCGGCCGTTCATCGGTGTAAATTGCGCTGCGATCCCAACGTCGCTGGCTGCTTCTGAGCTCTTCGGGCACGAAAAGGGATCATTTACGGGGGCCACGCAACACCGTTTGGGACGGTTTGAAGCCGCGAATGGTGGAACCATTTTCCTCGACGAAGTCGGGGATCTGCCTCCAGATATTCAAATCGCATTATTGCGAGTGCTGCAAGAACGGGAGATCGAACGTGTTGGAAGCGATAAACCTGTTCCCGTAGACGTTCGAGTCTTGGCTGCAACACATCGTGATCTCGATAACCTCGTAAGCCAGGGCAAGTTTCGCCAGGACCTTCTGTACAGGCTGAATGTTGTTCCAATCTCGATGCCCTCACTACGCGAGCGAGCAACCGATATTCCTATTCTTGTCGAATACTTCATTGCCCGATTTGGAAAGAAGATGGGGAAGAAGTTTCAGACCATCGAGAAGAAAACTCTGAAGATAATGCGAGAGTACGAGTGGCCTGGGAACGTCCGTGAATTGCAGAATGTGATTGAACGTGCAGTTACTTTGAGCGAGTCTGATACGTTTGCGGTGGACGAATCGTGGCTCAAGCGAGGGCCGTCCGAAGTTCCTCCTGCGAGCGTAGCCCTTAACGGTGTCTTGCTGGCGCACGAGAAGGAAGTGATTGAAGCGGCACTCGCGCGAAGTCACGGTCGGATATCAGGACCAACTGGCGCCGCCACGAAACTAGGTATCCCCGATTCGACACTGGAAGCAAAGATCAAGCGCTTGGGAATCGACAAATATCGCTTTAAATCCCATATAGGCTGA
- a CDS encoding LysR family transcriptional regulator — protein sequence MEFTSRQLRAFHLVAEYRNFTRAAEALFLTPSGLSVLVRELERQIGFRLFDRTTRQVVLTAQGGELLEITRPALHMLDDGMSRIEQATKRKNRRITVGTTPWIAAHVLPTAIREFRDRHPGLEIHLFDGALSVLAKRVEANKLDFALGIFDRILGMRRVPFFRFSLMLARPDDGRPVRSQANSWKDLEGETLISVTKDYPYEQLSRKQLEKMGITCTRGQTVNGLDTQLGLVEAGLGVAVIPSFGVMATRNRKVRVTKLEPEVALDFYEISNRGRKLPPEATEFAAFLKAFLARKVGEQQ from the coding sequence ATGGAATTCACCTCACGGCAGCTGCGGGCGTTTCATCTCGTCGCTGAGTATCGCAACTTCACGCGGGCTGCGGAGGCGCTCTTTCTTACGCCGTCAGGGTTGAGCGTGCTGGTGCGCGAGTTGGAGCGTCAGATTGGATTTCGGTTGTTCGATCGCACGACACGCCAGGTGGTGTTGACGGCGCAGGGCGGTGAACTTCTTGAGATCACGCGACCGGCGCTCCACATGCTCGATGACGGGATGTCTCGTATCGAACAGGCCACGAAGCGAAAGAACCGGCGCATCACCGTTGGGACAACTCCCTGGATTGCGGCTCATGTACTTCCCACAGCGATCCGGGAGTTTCGTGATCGGCATCCCGGGCTAGAGATTCACCTGTTCGATGGCGCCCTGAGCGTGCTGGCAAAGCGGGTTGAGGCCAACAAGCTGGACTTTGCGCTGGGCATCTTTGACCGCATTCTTGGAATGCGGCGTGTACCCTTCTTTCGCTTCTCGCTCATGCTTGCGCGGCCAGACGATGGCAGGCCTGTTCGCTCGCAAGCCAACTCATGGAAAGACCTGGAAGGAGAGACTCTGATCTCGGTGACGAAGGACTATCCCTACGAACAGCTCTCGCGGAAGCAACTGGAGAAAATGGGTATCACCTGTACACGCGGCCAGACGGTGAATGGATTGGATACGCAGCTTGGATTAGTGGAAGCAGGCTTGGGGGTCGCGGTCATTCCATCCTTTGGTGTGATGGCTACACGCAATCGCAAGGTGAGGGTGACCAAGCTTGAGCCGGAAGTGGCCCTGGATTTTTACGAGATCAGCAACCGCGGAAGGAAGCTGCCGCCCGAGGCGACAGAGTTTGCTGCGTTTCTGAAAGCGTTTCTTGCTCGGAAAGTCGGCGAACAACAATGA